In Chthonomonadales bacterium, the following are encoded in one genomic region:
- a CDS encoding alginate lyase family protein, which yields MKYARHLHTVRYLKPVQIYGRVLRRIYIPGPRAGAAPPRRVPPGPWVLPASRCPSMTGPSAFLLLNRAGAVRDAADWRDPARQRLWLYNLHYFDDLTADGFRDRAAWHRALVDRWVRENPPGIGVGWEPYPLSLRVANWVKWALCGGALSGDAVASLATQARHLERRVEHHIQGNHLLANAKALACAGLFFEGREAERWLAAGWRLYRRQLREQILADGGHFELSPMYHSLILEDLLDMLNLHRASGVPIPGGALTGELVSSMRRWLKTMTHPDGQIAFFNDAAIGVAASPAEIEAYAARLALPAVPEPADGLTRLPASGYARLQRGAAVAIVDIGRIGPDHIPGHAHADTLSFELSLHGRRLVVNTGVSLYEAGDERARQRGTAAHSTVIVDGADSSEVWGAFRVARRARPFGVACADEGPLGLVATAGHDGFRRLAGDVLHRRTWRLTDRNLTVTDDVLGDRRNAVAIYHLHPDVQGVVPGPAAGAVRLALCRQPIRVAFAAPYALVAEDEYHASFGQTAPAFRLEVPVRPESREVRIAWE from the coding sequence GTGAAGTACGCTCGCCACCTGCACACGGTCCGTTACCTGAAGCCCGTGCAGATCTACGGGCGGGTGCTCCGGCGCATCTACATTCCCGGGCCACGGGCCGGCGCCGCCCCGCCGCGCCGCGTTCCGCCAGGCCCCTGGGTCCTCCCCGCGAGCCGCTGCCCGTCGATGACCGGGCCCTCGGCGTTCCTGCTTCTGAACCGCGCGGGAGCAGTGCGCGACGCCGCCGATTGGCGCGACCCGGCGCGGCAACGGCTCTGGCTCTACAACCTTCACTACTTCGACGACCTCACCGCGGACGGCTTCCGCGACCGCGCGGCCTGGCACCGCGCCCTCGTCGACCGCTGGGTGCGCGAGAACCCGCCAGGCATCGGCGTCGGCTGGGAGCCCTACCCGCTCTCGCTGCGCGTGGCCAACTGGGTGAAGTGGGCGTTGTGCGGCGGGGCGCTCTCCGGCGACGCCGTGGCGAGCCTGGCGACCCAGGCGCGCCACCTGGAGCGGCGCGTCGAGCACCACATCCAGGGCAACCATCTGCTCGCCAACGCCAAGGCGCTCGCGTGCGCGGGCCTTTTCTTCGAAGGGCGGGAGGCCGAGCGCTGGCTGGCAGCGGGCTGGCGGCTCTACAGGCGCCAGCTTCGCGAGCAGATCCTTGCCGACGGGGGCCACTTCGAGCTGAGCCCGATGTACCACAGCCTGATCCTGGAGGATCTGCTGGACATGCTCAACCTGCACCGAGCATCGGGGGTCCCGATCCCGGGGGGAGCGCTGACGGGTGAGCTCGTTTCGTCGATGCGGCGCTGGCTCAAGACGATGACCCATCCCGACGGCCAGATCGCCTTCTTCAACGACGCCGCGATCGGTGTGGCGGCCTCGCCCGCGGAGATCGAGGCGTATGCGGCGCGCCTCGCCCTGCCCGCCGTGCCCGAGCCCGCCGACGGGCTGACCCGCCTGCCCGCCAGCGGCTACGCGCGGCTGCAGCGGGGCGCCGCGGTCGCCATCGTCGACATCGGGCGCATCGGCCCGGACCACATCCCCGGCCATGCGCACGCCGACACCCTCTCCTTCGAGCTCTCCTTGCACGGGCGCCGCCTGGTTGTCAACACCGGCGTCTCGCTCTACGAGGCCGGCGACGAGCGCGCGCGGCAGCGCGGCACCGCCGCCCACAGCACGGTCATCGTCGACGGCGCCGACTCCTCCGAGGTGTGGGGAGCCTTCCGCGTGGCCCGCCGCGCCCGGCCTTTCGGAGTCGCCTGCGCCGACGAAGGGCCGCTCGGCCTGGTGGCGACGGCCGGACACGACGGCTTTCGCCGCCTGGCCGGCGACGTGCTGCACCGGCGCACCTGGCGCCTGACCGACCGGAACCTCACGGTGACCGACGACGTGCTGGGCGACCGTCGCAACGCGGTGGCGATCTACCACCTTCACCCGGACGTGCAGGGCGTCGTGCCCGGCCCTGCGGCCGGCGCCGTGCGATTGGCACTCTGCCGGCAGCCGATCCGCGTGGCCTTCGCCGCCCCCTATGCTCTCGTCGCCGAGGACGAGTACCACGCGAGCTTCGGTCAGACCGCGCCGGCGTTCCGGCTGGAGGTGCCGGTGCGCCCGGAATCGCGCGAGGTGCGGATCGCATGGGAGTGA